One genomic segment of Pandoraea thiooxydans includes these proteins:
- a CDS encoding DNA topoisomerase IV subunit B: MSKKTSSAQYSEASIKVLKGLEPVKQRPGMYTRTENPLHIVQEVIDNASDEALGGYGNQIEVTLHKDGSVSVEDDGRGIPVGPHPEERVPVVEIVYTRLHAGGKFDKAAGGAYTFSGGLHGVGVSVTNALSTRLAVTVWRDGQVSDIAFAGGEVSEALRSRPLARGEKKSGTRVTVWPDPKYFDANHIPLPDLQRLLRSKAVLLPGVRVRLRNEKNGDQQEWCYEHGLRGYLLEALNGAEPLIPLFEGERFADANEESFAEGEGAAWVVAWSEDGALVRESYVNLIPTPAGGTHEAGLRDGLFQAVKNFVELHGLQPKGVKVLPEDVFSRVSFVLSAKVLDPQFQGQIKERLNSRDAVRLVSTFTRPALELWLNQHVEHGKKLAELVIRQAQARTRAGQKIEKRKSSGVAVLPGKLTDCESEDIARNELFLVEGDSAGGSAKMGRDKEFQAILPLRGKVLNTWETERDRLFANNEVHDIAVAIGVDPHGQGQEADLSNLRYGKICILSDADVDGSHIQVLLLTLFFRHFPQLIARGHVFVARPPLYRVDAPARGKKPVQKLYALDEGELEAILDKLRKEGVREASWAISRFKGLGEMSAEQLWETTMNPDTRRLSPVTLGELDFSTTVARMNMLMGKGEAAARRSWLEEKGNEAQADI, translated from the coding sequence ATGTCGAAGAAAACGTCATCCGCGCAATACAGCGAAGCGTCGATCAAGGTGCTCAAGGGACTCGAGCCGGTCAAGCAACGGCCGGGCATGTACACCCGCACCGAGAATCCGCTGCATATCGTTCAGGAAGTGATCGACAACGCCTCGGACGAGGCGCTGGGCGGCTACGGCAATCAGATCGAAGTCACGCTGCACAAAGACGGCAGTGTCAGCGTCGAGGATGACGGGCGGGGCATCCCCGTCGGCCCGCACCCGGAAGAGCGGGTGCCGGTGGTCGAGATCGTCTATACCCGATTGCACGCCGGCGGCAAGTTCGATAAGGCCGCCGGCGGCGCCTACACTTTCTCTGGCGGCCTGCACGGCGTCGGCGTCTCGGTCACCAATGCGTTGTCGACCCGCCTGGCGGTCACCGTCTGGCGCGATGGCCAGGTCTCGGACATCGCCTTTGCCGGTGGCGAGGTAAGCGAGGCGCTGCGCTCGCGCCCCCTTGCGCGCGGCGAGAAAAAAAGCGGCACGCGCGTGACGGTCTGGCCTGACCCCAAGTATTTCGACGCGAATCATATTCCATTGCCCGACTTGCAACGCCTGCTGCGCTCGAAGGCCGTGCTGCTGCCCGGCGTGCGCGTGCGGCTGCGCAATGAAAAAAATGGCGATCAGCAGGAGTGGTGCTATGAGCATGGCTTGCGCGGCTATCTGCTGGAAGCGCTCAATGGCGCCGAGCCGTTGATTCCCCTGTTCGAGGGCGAGCGCTTTGCCGATGCGAACGAAGAGAGTTTTGCCGAGGGTGAGGGCGCGGCCTGGGTCGTGGCCTGGAGCGAAGACGGCGCGCTGGTGCGCGAATCGTATGTCAACCTGATTCCCACGCCGGCCGGCGGTACTCATGAAGCAGGGCTGCGCGACGGGTTGTTCCAGGCCGTGAAGAACTTCGTCGAGTTGCACGGCTTGCAGCCCAAGGGCGTCAAGGTGCTGCCCGAAGACGTCTTCTCGCGCGTGTCGTTCGTGCTGTCGGCCAAAGTGCTCGACCCGCAATTCCAGGGGCAGATCAAGGAGCGCCTGAATAGCCGGGACGCCGTGCGTCTGGTATCGACCTTCACTCGTCCGGCGCTGGAATTGTGGCTCAACCAGCACGTCGAGCACGGCAAGAAGCTGGCCGAACTGGTGATACGCCAGGCGCAGGCGCGCACGCGCGCCGGGCAGAAGATCGAGAAGCGCAAGAGTTCGGGGGTGGCGGTGCTGCCCGGCAAGCTGACCGACTGCGAGTCGGAAGACATCGCGCGCAATGAACTTTTCCTGGTCGAGGGCGATTCGGCCGGCGGCTCGGCCAAGATGGGCCGCGACAAGGAGTTTCAAGCGATCCTGCCGTTGCGCGGCAAGGTGCTCAACACGTGGGAGACCGAGCGCGACCGGCTGTTCGCCAATAACGAAGTGCACGATATCGCCGTGGCCATCGGGGTCGACCCGCATGGCCAGGGCCAGGAAGCGGATCTGTCGAATTTGCGTTACGGCAAGATCTGCATTTTGTCGGATGCCGACGTCGACGGCTCGCATATCCAGGTCTTGCTGCTGACCCTGTTCTTCCGTCACTTCCCGCAATTGATCGCGCGTGGCCACGTGTTCGTCGCTCGCCCGCCGCTGTACCGGGTCGATGCGCCGGCGCGCGGCAAGAAGCCGGTCCAGAAGCTGTATGCGCTCGACGAGGGCGAACTCGAGGCGATCCTGGACAAGTTGCGCAAGGAGGGCGTGCGCGAGGCCAGTTGGGCGATCAGCCGATTCAAGGGGCTGGGCGAGATGAGCGCGGAGCAATTGTGGGAGACCACCATGAATCCCGACACCCGTCGCCTGAGCCCGGTCACGCTGGGCGAACTCGACTTCAGCACGACCGTCGCGCGCATGAATATGTTGATGGGCAAGGGCGAAGCGGCGGCGCGCCGCAGCTGGCTCGAAGAGAAAGGCAACGAGGCGCAAGCCGACATCTGA